The genomic segment AGCGCAAATGTTGAAAACGGCGAATTGGTTTTTACTCGTAAAAGTGAAGACCAAAAGACTGTGGCTCTCCACGGTCTCGTTCGTTCCCTTGCGATGAACTGCGTAAAAGGTGTGACAACTGGTTGGGAAAAAAACCTAGAAATTACTGGGGTTGGTTATCGTGCACAAAAACGCGGTAAAGATCTAGTAATGGCTCTCGGATATTCTCACGAAGTGGTTTTCCCTGAACCTACTGGTATCAAAATCGATGTTGCAGATCAGCTAAAAATCAAAGTATCGGGAATTGACCGACAACTGGTTGGACAAGTTGCGGCTGACATTCGTTCAAAAAGACCACCTGAGCCTTACAAAGGGAAAGGGATCAAATATCAGAACGAATACATCCGTAGAAAGGCCGGAAAAACCGGTAAGAAGTAGAACGTCATGATCAATAAGACAGCTAAAAATACGAAAAGATTGAGACGAGCGGAACGAGTTAGATACAAACTCCGCTCTACATCGGAAAGACCTCGGTTGGTTTTCAACAAAACAAACCGTTACCTCACTGCACAAATCATTGATGATGCAAAAGGTGTAACGCTTGTTTATGCAACCACTCTAGAGAAAAATTTTCCGAAACATGAAAATTCTAAGAAGAGTAAATCGGCTGCAACCGAACTCGGTAAAGTAGTCGCTGAGAAAGCGAAAAAAGCAGGAGTTTCCCAAGTGGTTCTCGACAGATCTGGAATGGTTTACCATGGAAAGATCGCTGCTTTTGCTGATTCTGCCCGTGAAGGTGGATTGGAGTTCTAAATGATGTTAGAAGAAGAAACAAAAGAATTTACTGAGAAGGTCGTAAAAATCGACCGAGTTGCCAAAGTAGTGAAGGGGGGACGTCGTTTCTCCTTCAACGCTCTATCCGTTGTAGGTGACTCTAAAGGAAAAGTAGGGATTGGATTTGGAAAAGCAAATGAAGTTCCAGACGCCATCCGAAAGTCCATTGAATCGGCAAAAAAGAATTTAAAATCCATTCACTATATCGGTCATACCGTTCCTCATGATGTTGTGGGACAGTTTAAATCCGCTCGAGTGATTTTGAAGCCGGCTTCCCCGGGAACGGGAATCATCGCAGGAGCTTCTGTTCGTTCCGTTTTGGAAAGAGCAGGAATTCAAGATGTTTTAACAAAGTCATGGGGATCTTCAAACCCGATGAACATTGTGAAGGCGACTATGGATGCATTACAACAGTTGGAAACTCCGTCTATGGCGGTAAAACGACGTGGTGTTAGCCTCAAACACTTGTTTGGGCAAGATCTATAAAAGGTAACTGACTATGGAAGAAGTGATCGTAACGCAAGAAAAAAGTTCTATTGGTATCATTCCGGTACACAAAAAAACCCTAATTGCACTCGGCCTTAAAAAGAAAGGTCAATCCAAAAAACACAAAATGACTCCCCAATTGAAAGGGATGTTACGACAAGTAGGTTACTTGTTGAAAGTGGAAAAGGTATAATTGTATGGCACAAGATAGAATTGAACAAGGTCGTGGATTTGGGGCAAAACGCCCGAAAAAGTCCACATCCCTCGGCAACAAAAACTTGGTTCCAGTTCCGGAAGGTGCAAAAACTTCTCCGAAACGTGTGGGTCAAGGTCCAGGATCGGGAATGGGAAAAACTTCCACTCGTGGTTCCAAAGGACAAAGAGCTCGTGCAGCTTCGATGAGACGTGGATTCGAAGGTGGACAGTTGCCTCTCCACAGACGTTTGCCAAAACGTGGATTTACAAATATTTTCTCTGTTGAGTTCCAACCAGTAAACTTGATCTCTTTATCAAAAGCAGGTCTTTCTGGGGAAGTAACTCCTGCCATTCTCAAAGCCAAGTCATTGATTAAGTCAGTAGAAGGACCAATCAAATTACTCGGAACTGGAGAAGTGACTGCTGCCATCACCATTACGGTAGATGCTTTTTCTGCCTCTGCAAAAGAGAAAATTGAAAAAGCGGGTGGAAAAGTCATCATTAGAGAAAAGAAAAAAGAAGAGAAAAAAAACTAGATAACCTATGTTTCAAACCATCGCTAACATCTTTCGAATCCCGGAATTAAGATCTAAAATCCTATTTACGATAGGTATGTTGTTACTTTTCAGAATGGGAACTCACGTGACCATTCCGGGTATCAATAGTTTGATTGTAACGGGCATTACTGCCGATCCGAGTGAAGGTTTCCTCGGAATGGTGGATTTGTTTGCTGGCGGTGCTCTTTTAAAATTTTCTATTTTTGCACTAGGGATTATGCCTTATATCTCTTCTTCCATCATCATGCAGCTAGTGATGGTTCTCATACCTAGTTTGCAAAAGATGCAAAAAGAAGGGGAAGAGGGTAGAAAGAAGATCCAACAGTACACTAAGTACGGAACTCTTATCCTTTGTGCGATCCAATCACTTGCTGTGATCCAACTTGCAAATTCTTGGTCTACCGGATCGGGAACAGCGCAGGCGAAATACCCAGGGCTAATCAATCCATCTGTAGAAGGTTACTTTCTACCGATTGCGATGCTCTCTATCACTACGGGAACAGTGCTTCTCATTTGGCTCGGGGAACAGATCACAGAAAGGGGAATTGGTAACGGGATTTCTCTCATTATCTTTGCAGGGATTATTGGTCGTATGCCTGAAGCACTCATTGCTATGTTTACTTCTGATACTTCTGATGCTCTTAGCATCCTTATCCTTATCATCATCTTTATTGTTTTGATCTCCCTTACTGTGATTTTAACCCAAGGGGTTCGTCGGGTTCCGTTAAATTACGGAAAACAAATGGTGGGAAGAAAGATGGTTCAGGCTCGTAGCCAATCCATTCCTTTCAAAGTGAATAGTGCCAACGTAATGCCAATTATCTTTGCATCCTCACTGATTCTTTTCCCGCAAACAATTGTTCAGTGGTTGTCCTCTAAGGGTGGTCAGTGGGCAGGTTGGGCAGTGATTATGGACTATTTCAATCCATTTTCACAAATTTGGTACCATGCCCTTTTTTACTATGTGATTTATACATCTCTAATCATTTTCTTTGCTTATTTTTATACGGCAATTCAGTTCAACCCACAAGAGTTAGCTGATAACCTAAAAAAATACGGTGGGTTTATTCCGGGAGTTCGTCCAGGAAGCCAAACCAAAGATATGATAGAGAAAATCTTGAATCGAATCACCCTGCCGGGTGCTCTTTTCCTTGCTGGTCTTGCTCTTGCTCCGTATCTCATCATAAAGTTTTTAAACCTCGGTTCTAACACCGGCGGGGGAACTTTAGTGTATACGTTCGGAGGAACTTCACTTCTCATTATGGTGGGTGTGGCGCTAGAAACATTGAAACAAATCGAAGCCCAACTCCTGATGAGAAATTATGAAGGATTCATGAAGAAGACTAAAATCAAGGGAAGAGTGTAACGAATGAAGAGACTCATATTTATGGGACCCCCAGGTGCTGGAAAAGGGACCCAAGCTGACATCATCAAAGAGAAATACCAAATTCCACAGATCTCTACCGGAGACATACTCCGTGCTGCCGTAAAAAACGGAACCCCTATGGGGATAGAAGCAAAAAAATATATGGACGCTGGAGACCTTGTTCCAGATGCTGTCGTTATAGGCATAATTCGCGACCGATTGGTCGAAGCTGATTGTGCAAATGGATTCATACTGGATGGATTTCCTAGGACGGTGGAGCAAGCAAAGGCTCTCTCGGAAATCCTCAAAGAGCTCCGCATGGAGCTCGACTCCGTTGTCAACCTAGACGTTCCTGACGAAGAACTCGTCAAACGGTTGCTAGGTAGAGCGATCAAAGAAGGACGCTCGGATGACAACGAAGAGACCATCAAAAACCGTCTGCATACTTACAACACCAAGACGTTGCCCCTGATAGACTTTTATAAAGGCTCTGGGATCCTTCGGCAAATCAATGGTTTGGGAAGTATGGAAGAAATCACTAACACTATTTTAAAATCGATCCAGTAGGAGATAGACCCTGGCTAAGGAAGAAGCAATAACTATTGACGGAACCGTTTTAGAACCGTTACCGAACGCTATGTTCCGCGTGGAACTAGAGAATGGTCACAAAGTTCTAGCACATATTTCGGGAAAAATGCGTATGCATTATATCCGTATTTTACCCGGCGATAAAGTTACTGTAGAACTTTCTCCTTATGACCTAACCAAGGGCCGTATCACTTACAGAAAGAAATAGGGAACTATAATGAAAGTTAGAGCATCAGTCAAAAAAATCTGTCCAGAGTGCAAAGTCATTCGCAGAAAAGGTGTAATCCGAGTGATTTGCACGAACCCAAAACACAAACAAAGGCAAAGATAGAAAGATATGGCACGTATCGCGGGTGTTGATTTACCATCAAACAAAAGAATATTGATCGGTCTTACATACGTATTTGGTATTGGTAAGACGTCCTCTCAAAATATCCTGAAAAAAGCAGGAATTGACGAATCTATCCGGGTGAAGGACCTTTCGGACGAACAAGAAGCCGCGATCCGACGAGTCATTGAAGAATCATACCAGGTAGAAGGGGATCTTCGTTCCGAAGTCAACCTAAACATCAAACGATTGATGGACGTAGGTTGTTACAGAGGTTTTCGTCACAGACGCGGACTTCCTGTTAACGGACAAAGAACAAGAACCAATGCAAGAACTCGCAAGGGTGTCAAGAAAACTGTAGCCAACAAGAAAAAGGCTCCAAAATAGAGGACTGATCCATGGCTGAAAAAGACGCAAAGAATAAAAAAGATACCAAAAAGGTTAAGAAAAAAGAAAAGAAGAACGTTCCACGAGGAAAGGTTTATATCCAAGCTTCGTTTAACAATACAATCGTATCGATTACAGATATGGCTGGAAATGTTCTTTCTTGGTCTTCTTCTGGAATGATGGGATTTCGTGGATCCAAAAAATCCACTCCGTATGCAGCTCAAGTAGCTGCTACGAATGCAGCTGAAAAAGCAATCGAAGCTGCTGGTCTTTCTGAAGTAGATGTAATGGTTTCTGGTCCTGGAATTGGACGTGAATCTGCCATTCGTTCTTTAACTACGAAAGGTATTGCAATCAAACTCATTAAAGACGTAACTCCGCTCCCTCACAATGGGTGCCGACCACGAAAAAGAAGAAGGGTGTAGGAATTAGATATGGCACGTTACAGAGGTCCAGTTGTTAAATTGATGAGAAGAGAGGGGCTTAACCTCTTTCTCAAAAATAGTCATACTTTACATAAAGAAAAATCTTCCCTAGAAAAGAGAAAGTACCCACCAGGTCTTCCTCCTAAGAAAAAAGGAAAGATTACTGAATACGGAGCTCAGCTTCGTGAAAAACAAAAAGTAAAACGCGCATACGGAGTTTTAGAAAAACAATTCCGTAGATACTTTGAAGAAGCAACTCACACTCCAGGGATTCCTGGTGAGAATTTACTCCAATTCCTCGAAAGAAGATTGGATAACGTTCTCTATCGTATGGGTTTTGCTGTGACTCGAAGACAAGCTCGTAACTTCGTAGCACATAGACACATTCTTGTGAATGGCCACCGAGTGGACATTTGTTCTTATCGTGTGAATGTTGGTGATAAAATCGAAATCCGTGAGAAATTCCAAAAATCTGCGTTTATCGAAGAAAATATCAAACTAGCTCAAGCAATCAATCGTACTGCTTCTTGGGTGAGTGTGGATTATACCAAGTTCTCAGGAGAAGTGTTATCACTTCCAACAAGAGAGCATATTGATATCCCTGTGAAAGAACAGGTAATCGTAGAGTTGTACTCGAAGTAAGAATTTAGAGAAGAAGGATACGACATTGTCTCCAAAGAATTTATTAAAAGGTTTTAAAAGACCCAAAAAAATCGAATTCACAACTGATGTGAATACACCAAACTACGGTAAGTTTGTTGCAGAACCTTTCGAAAGAGGAATTGGTACTACGATTGGTAACTC from the Leptospira congkakensis genome contains:
- the rplF gene encoding 50S ribosomal protein L6 encodes the protein MSRVGKSIIKLPAKVEVKAEAEALTIKGPLGELKTPLYEGVSANVENGELVFTRKSEDQKTVALHGLVRSLAMNCVKGVTTGWEKNLEITGVGYRAQKRGKDLVMALGYSHEVVFPEPTGIKIDVADQLKIKVSGIDRQLVGQVAADIRSKRPPEPYKGKGIKYQNEYIRRKAGKTGKK
- the rplR gene encoding 50S ribosomal protein L18; the protein is MINKTAKNTKRLRRAERVRYKLRSTSERPRLVFNKTNRYLTAQIIDDAKGVTLVYATTLEKNFPKHENSKKSKSAATELGKVVAEKAKKAGVSQVVLDRSGMVYHGKIAAFADSAREGGLEF
- the rpsE gene encoding 30S ribosomal protein S5, which codes for MLEEETKEFTEKVVKIDRVAKVVKGGRRFSFNALSVVGDSKGKVGIGFGKANEVPDAIRKSIESAKKNLKSIHYIGHTVPHDVVGQFKSARVILKPASPGTGIIAGASVRSVLERAGIQDVLTKSWGSSNPMNIVKATMDALQQLETPSMAVKRRGVSLKHLFGQDL
- the rpmD gene encoding 50S ribosomal protein L30, whose protein sequence is MEEVIVTQEKSSIGIIPVHKKTLIALGLKKKGQSKKHKMTPQLKGMLRQVGYLLKVEKV
- the rplO gene encoding 50S ribosomal protein L15, yielding MAQDRIEQGRGFGAKRPKKSTSLGNKNLVPVPEGAKTSPKRVGQGPGSGMGKTSTRGSKGQRARAASMRRGFEGGQLPLHRRLPKRGFTNIFSVEFQPVNLISLSKAGLSGEVTPAILKAKSLIKSVEGPIKLLGTGEVTAAITITVDAFSASAKEKIEKAGGKVIIREKKKEEKKN
- the secY gene encoding preprotein translocase subunit SecY → MFQTIANIFRIPELRSKILFTIGMLLLFRMGTHVTIPGINSLIVTGITADPSEGFLGMVDLFAGGALLKFSIFALGIMPYISSSIIMQLVMVLIPSLQKMQKEGEEGRKKIQQYTKYGTLILCAIQSLAVIQLANSWSTGSGTAQAKYPGLINPSVEGYFLPIAMLSITTGTVLLIWLGEQITERGIGNGISLIIFAGIIGRMPEALIAMFTSDTSDALSILILIIIFIVLISLTVILTQGVRRVPLNYGKQMVGRKMVQARSQSIPFKVNSANVMPIIFASSLILFPQTIVQWLSSKGGQWAGWAVIMDYFNPFSQIWYHALFYYVIYTSLIIFFAYFYTAIQFNPQELADNLKKYGGFIPGVRPGSQTKDMIEKILNRITLPGALFLAGLALAPYLIIKFLNLGSNTGGGTLVYTFGGTSLLIMVGVALETLKQIEAQLLMRNYEGFMKKTKIKGRV
- a CDS encoding adenylate kinase, encoding MKRLIFMGPPGAGKGTQADIIKEKYQIPQISTGDILRAAVKNGTPMGIEAKKYMDAGDLVPDAVVIGIIRDRLVEADCANGFILDGFPRTVEQAKALSEILKELRMELDSVVNLDVPDEELVKRLLGRAIKEGRSDDNEETIKNRLHTYNTKTLPLIDFYKGSGILRQINGLGSMEEITNTILKSIQ
- the infA gene encoding translation initiation factor IF-1, coding for MAKEEAITIDGTVLEPLPNAMFRVELENGHKVLAHISGKMRMHYIRILPGDKVTVELSPYDLTKGRITYRKK
- the rpmJ gene encoding 50S ribosomal protein L36 encodes the protein MKVRASVKKICPECKVIRRKGVIRVICTNPKHKQRQR
- the rpsM gene encoding 30S ribosomal protein S13; protein product: MARIAGVDLPSNKRILIGLTYVFGIGKTSSQNILKKAGIDESIRVKDLSDEQEAAIRRVIEESYQVEGDLRSEVNLNIKRLMDVGCYRGFRHRRGLPVNGQRTRTNARTRKGVKKTVANKKKAPK
- the rpsK gene encoding 30S ribosomal protein S11, with protein sequence MAEKDAKNKKDTKKVKKKEKKNVPRGKVYIQASFNNTIVSITDMAGNVLSWSSSGMMGFRGSKKSTPYAAQVAATNAAEKAIEAAGLSEVDVMVSGPGIGRESAIRSLTTKGIAIKLIKDVTPLPHNGCRPRKRRRV
- the rpsD gene encoding 30S ribosomal protein S4, encoding MARYRGPVVKLMRREGLNLFLKNSHTLHKEKSSLEKRKYPPGLPPKKKGKITEYGAQLREKQKVKRAYGVLEKQFRRYFEEATHTPGIPGENLLQFLERRLDNVLYRMGFAVTRRQARNFVAHRHILVNGHRVDICSYRVNVGDKIEIREKFQKSAFIEENIKLAQAINRTASWVSVDYTKFSGEVLSLPTREHIDIPVKEQVIVELYSK